Proteins encoded in a region of the Anopheles ziemanni chromosome 2, idAnoZiCoDA_A2_x.2, whole genome shotgun sequence genome:
- the LOC131281500 gene encoding zinc finger protein on ecdysone puffs-like, translated as MAYRNNNRRGGGGGGGGGSGGGGGGSGGGGGGGGGGGNFGNNYGNRINPWDTGVGGGRGGNNDAITFANSLINNLLRNQNTNQVPSLLDGVQSSRFEDINGYNFIRNRYGKNRYTNGRGIRKPDAVARTKNVLAKNSCNPSHREALDSACTSNRDNQSGNKGTKKGNTTNNASGGAKDKTLPSKVSSPYMEVSNDFLYCHMCDKHMYDATSFENHITGRTHRVMKESIEESYRMRATLLRQEARIAEQLKTIEIDRLKRMGKAKNYYKVREYCPMCELFFYGHIIAHRRSEKHLDLKKFLHPKCDDCELEFHNRTEYDDHLLSVVHMKNCKSKPSRLDIERKAKQLTISTMNDELLDIREETAPKKKKEKDTAAVSAAKKLETGDGKSGTTSGKPAGTEAANGEPSKATDDDTTTTTDTLEDGAGSDSGKPSVDDGVGATLDDPKLDEDCLEDELLAKEEESEDCILDYKPGDEIASEIDNKLPRYRKNRALGLSLIGKLECVECRICHKYFDSEATGEVHARTHSHYRAFIRFLNEKAMEVRIAQKRAAVALEEAEAAKKKQKLADEKKSVEEMNGGEQNGGGAGAGGSSVTAAVEAVKKDSELYDPSEATESGDASMAEDGKSDDGQNGSEQVELMETEDRAGGAEDIGKTDEDALTAMGNNDEQPDAEGGEDSGKEEESKESHKKDKSGARGGGNRRGRSTRGLYGSRY; from the exons ATGGCCTATCGCAACAATAACCGTcgcggtggaggtggtggtggtggtggcggcagtggtggaggtggcggtggtagcggcggcggtggtggtggtggtggtggcgggggCAACTTTGGTAACAACTATGGCAACCGTATCAACCCTTGGGATACGGGAGTGGGCGGGGGCCGTGGTGGGAACAATGATGCCATCACGTTTGCCAACAGTTTGATTAACAACCTGCTCCGCAATCAAAACACTAACCAAGTTCCATCACTCTTGGATGGTGTGCAATCTTCGCGATTTGAAGACATCAATGGTTATAATTTCATTAGG AACCGATACGGTAAGAATCGTTACACTAATGGACGTGGCATCCGAAAGCCGGATGCCGTCGCCCGTACGAAGAACGTTCTGGCAAAGAATTCATGTAACCCGTCCCATAGAGAAGCTCTCGATAGCGCATGTACTAGCAATCGAGACAATCAGAG CGGTAATAAGGGAACCAAAAAGGGCAACACGACCAACAATGCGTCGGGTGGTGCAAAGGATAAAACCTTGCCCTCGAAGGTTTCATCACCGTACATGGAAGTTTCGAACGACTTTCTCTACTGTCACATGTGCGATAAGCACATGTACGATGCGACTTCATTTGAGAATCACATCACCGGCCGTACGCACCGGGTGATGAAGGAGAGCATCGAGGAGAGCTACCGGATGCGGGCCACGCTGCTCCGCCAGGAGGCCCGCATCGCCGAGCAGCTTAAGACGATCGAGATCGACCGTCTGAAACGCATGGGAAAGGCCAAGAACTACTACAAGGTGCGCGAGTACTGTCCGATGTGCGAGCTGTTCTTTTACGGCCACATCATCGCCCATCGGCGCTCGGAAAAGCATCTGGATCTGAAGAAGTTCTTGCACCCGAAGTGCGACGACTGCGAGCTGGAGTTTCACAATCGTACGGAGTACGATGATCATTTGCTTTCGGTTGTGCATATGAAAAATTGCAAATCTAAACCAAGCCGACTTGACATCGAACGTAAGGCAAAAC AATTGACTATTTCTACTATGAATGATGAGTTACTAGACATTCGCGAAGAGACGGCtccaaagaagaagaaagaaaaggatACTGCTGCGGTATCCGCGGCAAAGAAATTGGAGACCGGAGACGGAAAATCAGGCACCACCAGCGGTAAGCCGGCGGGGACAGAAGCGGCGAACGGTGAACCGAGCAAAGCGACCGATGACGATACCACGACCACAACCGATACCCTCGAAGATGGAGCCGGAAGTGATAGTGGTAAACCATCTGTAGATGACGGCGTTGGGGCGACGCTGGACGATCCGAAGCTCGACGAGGACTGTCTGGAAGATGAGCTGCTTGCTAAGgaggaagaaagtgaagaCTGCATACTCGACTACAAGCCGGGTGATGAGATTGCGTCGGAAATCGACAACAAACTGCCTCGCTACCGTAAGAATCGTGCGCTCGGCCTTAGCCTGATTGGCAAGCTAGAGTGCGTGGAGTGCCGCATCTGTCACAAGTATTTTGATAGTGAGGCCACGGGCGAGGTGCACGCCCGCACTCACTCGCACTATCGTGCGTTTATTCGTTTTCTGAACGAGAAGGCAATGGAGGTGCGTATCGCCCAGAAGCGGGCCGCCGTCGCGCTGGAAGAAGCTGAGGCGGCGAAGAAAAAGCAGAAGCTGGCCGACGAAAAGAAGAGCGTGGAGGAGATGAACGGTGGTGAGCAGAACGGAGGAGGAGCTGGAGCCGGCGGTTCCTCCGTCACCGCCGCCGTCGAAGCAGTGAAGAAGGACTCGGAGCTGTACGATCCATCGGAAGCAACAG AATCTGGCGATGCGAGTATGGCCGAAGACGGCAAGAGCGACGACGGTCAGAACGGGTCCGAGCAGGTCGAACTGATGGAAACGGAGGACCGTGCCGGCGGGGCAGAAGATATCGGTAAAACCGATGAGGATGCTCTCACGGCAATGGGCAATAACGACGAGCAACCTGATGCTGAAGGAGGTGAAGACTCCGGTAAGGAGGAAGAATCCAAAGAGTCCCACAAGAAGGACAAATCGGGCGCCCGTGGAGGCGGAAACAGGCGAGGACGGAGCACTAGGGGTCTTTATGGCAGCCGCTACtag